The genomic region ccaaagttaaccaaccctccatgcaagcgatatgcagaagacTCCTGCCCGATTTTTCGTATCTGTAGTCCAGTTCTCcatttgttttcaagtaatcgcaaatgatctttaccgacttttcatcaaccaacATATTGTCTTCTAAATATTCTAACTTTCCTTTAGGATTTAAGTTTGAACTTTGTAATTTGACCATCAAAACAGGGATTCGTTCTTCGATCGaaagatgttcctgcaatttacactctcgtttgaaaatatccttacGAATCTCATTATTAtacgtcgcataccaaaataAACTCCTTCCCATCGAATCCAGTTGACTGAAGCAGTAGAAAGGGTCTTTCTctatcaaataagtgaatatttccacTTTCTTTGCAGCATTTTGACTGTTGCCAACGCAGTAGAAGAACGCGTTCCAGTTACCgtcttttttattgatttcctttgcatcaaaaccatgttgttcaatgagacatttcgccaaagttaaccaacTCTCCATGCAAGCGAAATGCAGAAGATTCCTGCCCGTTTCTTCGTCTCTGTAGTCCAGTTCTCtatttgttttcaagtaatcgcatatgatctttaccgacttttcatctACCAACATATTGTCTTCTAAATATTCTAACTTTCCTTTAGGATTTAAGTTTGAACTTTGTAATTTGACCATCAAAACGGGGATTCGttcttcgataggaagatgcTCCTGCAATGTACACTCTCTTTTAAATagttgtatggaaatgttgaCATGATTTTTTAAGAAATAGTGAAATACACTGTTTCCATTCGAATCTAGTTgagcaaaacaatcaaaagatTCTCTTGCTAACATATAAAAGAAGAAATTCGACAATCCTTGTCCAGAATCTATGTGCGTCTCACTCGAAGCACAATAGAAGAATGCGTTCCAGTTAGCATCTTTTTCATTCATGTTGGTTATGTCAAACTCAAAATGctcaattaaacattttcccaaaGCAAACCACTGATTCCGAATGGCGGtatgtaaaagattcctaCCCATTTCATCAGTGTATTGAAGTTCGTTGACTGCTTTTAGAGCCTCACAAATCGTTTTACATTTCATTGGAAAACCTAAATGTGTGAATTTAACATATTCTAACATATCCTTTGCATCGAAGTTCATTCTTTTCAATTGCTTgaacaaaagagaaagaagCTCTGAATTGAAATCTTCTAACTTCGTACGAAACTTTCTTTCAACAATGTATTCCGACATCGGGCGGTTGTTCTTGACTGCATagtaaaaaacatttttatcctTCAAATCTAGCTTATCAAAACATTCCATTGCATCTTTTTCCATCATATAAGTGCATATATTTTCTCTGTTGGCATATGTCGATTGACGCGATTTCTTGATTGAtgcgtaataaaaaaaagcattccagttgttttccaatttgttGATTTCCGTTGGTTTGAAATCATAATCTTTTACCAGACATTTCACGAAATTTAAATCACCGTATTTTGCCGCTAAATGTAACAGATTTCTACCTTCTTTATCAGTGCCCTTAGTGTCTACTGTTTTATTGAGAAGATAATGAAAAGAGTCTTGGCAAAACCATTCAATTTTACAGTTTGTAATAATGTGTGTTATGAAGTGATTGTTTactgtggtttttgttttaagtaataaatattcaattattgATGTATGATCTATCAGCAATGCCTTTGAGAGCAAAAACTGTGTACCTATGTCAATACAGGTATCGTCGCTTGGTTCaaatgttgtaggaaaataTCTGTAAAGATCGCGTTGGGATAAAAACACcttatttgcttgttttttattatatggcgttgtttgcttttgttcttgtatctcattttcttccaaacaagTTATTTCGTGCCGAGAGCAGTAATTGTGGAAAAGAGATTTAAACTCCAGTTCATTACTTTGCATGTACAAAAGCAACATCAACAACtctttttcaaaattatcCATCACTGGCAATGGGAAGCTATGATCGATGATCATATACCGTAGAACGTTAATCGAACGACACTTGGCTGCCAATGCTATCATATTAGATGCGTTTGATTGTAAGAAATCagattttttcgatttttctaCCAGTATTTCAAACATTATTGAATCAGTCATGATGCAAAGGTCCAGAAGAGGTAattcttttgtttcgtttttcttgtatatgattttaaattgatgTTCTTGAtctttgattatattttttaaaaaatcgttcGGAATATGCAACTGCAAATTCAGTTGATTCTTATCAACCAAGTTTGCCACTAACTTatcaaaaaaaaggttcaaagaTTGCTTTGCGATTTCCTTCTGTGCAGAATTCAATGTATAATGCTTCTTCAAACATTTTGGAAGGTTCTTTTGAACAATATCTATTTAACATTTCAGGAGTATCGATAGAAGTTCCTTTAtctaataattttatcaaGTTATTGAATGTTTCCAATGTTTGCTGGTTCACGCAATAGGCATAATCCATAGTAAACCACTCAAAATATGTATCTTTTGATCCTATGCTGCTTTGGTTGGGGTGATCTAATAAAAACTCAATAATATTTGGTGTTTTTTCACAATCTTTGAAAATTTGTGATCGATAGTTGAAAACTGCCAATTGCAATGGGGTTCTTCCCCATGgatcctttttatttattgaatttgGGGTTTCATtaagaatgtgttttattttagaatttGAACAATCTAGAATTGCAGTATGAAGAAGAAGGTTTTTACAAATCATTCTATCCAAAAACTGCGTTATTTCTACTCTTTCATCTGCGTCATATACTTTGCGTTTCAAGAAGTCTTTCACAATCGCATCATTTGTATGACTATGGAACCAAAGAGACGCAAAGTATTCCGCAAACAATCGGTGGTTGAAGATCGGTGCGCCATTCACTATTCCTTCGATAAAACCAGATTTTTCTGATCCTTCATGAACATTTTCCATGCACTTGCGAGCCTTTTCTATTTGTGTATTTGATAGTAGCATCTTTATTGCATGTTCGTCAAAAACAGCATACAAAGCCAACAGTGTGTGGTTATTTACAAAGTCTTGTTTGAAggccttttctctttctctcgcggCAGGGGTTTTAGCTGAATTATAAGTTGAGCCTGTTTTCTcaatgttgaaaatgttcaGCTTCTTATCGACAACACTTTCCATCATTGTTAGAAGGTCAAAGGCTTTCTCACACTCATCAATAATTCGCTTTGAAATTGATTCTTCTTCCAAATTAATGTACTTTTCGAGCATAGGTATTATTAGCATAACTGCCATATTTAAGAATAGAGGGTTTGCAATCATGTTTTGCATagatgtttttaatattttacaaacaataagacaagtttttgtttgttttttaccgTCGAATGATGTGTACCCGCTAAAGTTATTCAACAACTGTCGATGTATATAAGTGATTTGATCGTTATCATCAAATTCCACTAAACGGTAGCAAGCACAACCCTTTAACCATTTCTCTATTTCGTTTCTCAAACCGTACGGTCGACTAGATAAATACAGCTTACAAATTCCGTCAAAATCTGTAAGAGTGAATAATAATTCACATACCAGAAGCTTGTAATCTGGTGCGATTTCGTCAAACCCGTCCATCAAAATTACGAGTTGTTTGTCGTTGGACTTGCgttcaaataattttagtAACAATAACTCATTCGGCAACCAGTTTTTGACGAGGGATTCATTTAGTTTCACATAGCCATATGATAATTCAAGTGCATTCGCTAGTTTTTGGGCAGTTTTTCGcctttgttctgtttctgaATCAAATTTGTAGCCAGGTTGTACAGCTACATAAATAAGCTTAAATAGAATTTTGATTGCAGATAATTTGTTCCCAATGCAGAATTTACCCTCAGTTTTTAACTGTTCAAAGTCCGTGGAATATTCATACAGATTTATCTTAATAATCCACCACGAAGGACAGATCTCCTGTAAATAGTTTGCTAGCCAAGTGATGTAGAATGACTTCCCGGACCCAGCTTCATTAAAAATTACGTGCACCTTTAatttggaattgtttttaGCACAATCAACGGAATTTAATTCAGTTTCTACAGAATTAGAATTAATATTTACTAGATTGAGTTCAGTTTTCTCCATGGCGTTTCTATCAACACCAGGTGGTTGTATGTCTAGTGTGTTGCCCTCCAAACGAGTACTATTGAACTCTATGTTACGATTCCAATTGGGttccaaaaatgtttcaaaatccaGTTTGTCTTCTGTCCCAAACATCGATAATAATTCTGACAGTGTCCCTCCATCTTCCTTCCTAGCATACCAAATGGCACGACTGGAAGGCtcatttaattcatttttgttactattttcccattttctatgAATGTATATGCCTTTAATTTTTtcgaaattatttttgtttatgttattcTTAATTCCTGCTCGATCAGAAAACTGTTGGACTTCCGAGACAAAATCGATGCTATCATTTTCAAGCAAAAGTTCATTTACCGAAATTTTGGTTCCAAAACAATGTGTGTTCTTTGGTTGATCGATTATTTTGCCTCGACTTTCGTGTGTAAGATCTCGAATACGAAGATATCGTTCAGTTTCTAAAACATCAAAGCTTTGATGggttattataatttttttcagaaattccGTTGATTTTCCCTTAGCCAacaattttgaaaacttttctatTCCAGGGATCTGCTTGCAGTCAATCGCCAAAATAACTGGAAAGGGCACCTCAAAAAAGGTTTCTATTATGgtcttttcatgtttttcaactTGTTCATCTGTCAAAACCAAATAATTCAGTTCAGATTTGAAGGATTGCAAAATTGCACGAACATGCGACGGAGCAATGTTGTATCTTTCAATTTCTTCTTTGAAATCAttattttcgttattttgtttctcatATAACCACCGCTTGACGtttttgtataatttattttggtgCAATATTTCCGGTTTACATTGGATTTCTAAGTTTTCGATTTTACTACAGTTAGAGTAAGATATACCATCCAACTGCAAAAATTGTAATAATGCCCtaaaatgcacaaaaaacTTAATAATATCTTGTTTTTCGAAAGGTTTGCTCGCTTTATCTGTCATCCACTCCAATAGCCACTTCGAAAGTTTATCGTAAGCTAACTCGGCTACAACAGATGGTTGAATATGATAAGGTAACAGTGTAAAATTGGCATTTTTGAGCATATTAATAATGACTTCAGGTAGTATTTTCTCGTTCGCTGTATTGCAAGCAACAATGAATgatgtgaaaaatgtttccatatGAAACACTTCCGTTTTGATTGGTAGATTgggtttcgtttccttttgttgagaagtagtttttttttcttttgtcaacTTAATGCCCTTTGCATTAATATCTGACCAAATATCTTGCGAGGGACCAAGCAGTCCCTGATACTCCTTTTCGAATTCTATTCTAAAATTTTCAGCGTCAGGTGCATCGGAAAACTTTTCGTTAACTTCGTAAATATTCGTCTTAATATTCCGTGCAATTTGGGATGCAATCCTGTTTTGTATAAAATCACGGTACCGATTAAAAAGAGAAATACGAAAATCAACAGTaagttgtttaaaaatgtattcagCTAATTGCTTTGCAAGCTGCTTAAAATCTGAACCTTCATCCAAGAGTTTAAAATTTTGGAATCTATAAAGGTCACTTTTTAGTGAatcaaaaaaagaagcaaaaatatTTACGTCAAATGAACTACGGTTAACTACTTCCATTAATTTagtatcttcttcatctagtCGTGCGTTTGTACAAAGAACAAGCTCAGTTGGTGTCGAATCGTCCAAATGTTGGTGCAAAAAGGAATTGAAGTACTCACTCAGCGAAAATGGCCCACTCGGGGATTCAAAGTCCTTCAAAGTGATGGTCGCGGGATCATCTACTTTATGCTTAGCTTGGATGCAAAGGCGGTGCGGCGATTGATTACCCTTTttaaaacggaaaacgatGTCATCAAATTTTCCGCCTGTGGGATCCTCGCTGGTGATGGAGAACTCAAACTTATCGTCGGCTTTCATTTCTTTCGCTGCGTGGCACAGCAACAGTATCAGGAGCTTTTGCTGGTAGGTTATGCCGTGAAGAAATTTTGTCAATCCATGATGTTGCCCAGGCGTCTCTGTATCCGAAGTTTTTGTACGTTTTGCTGGAAATTTGCTGGGTCCGCTGTCTGTACTCTTTCTTTTTACCTTATTTCCTGTATCCTGAAAGTTGGATGCCATTGTTGGATTGCTTGATATATTTAGCAGTACGCTATCGGTATCAGAGGCTACACCACACATCGAATCTCGCATTGACGCATCAATTGTTTCTGCGGATAATTCATGCACAACTTCATTCGAATCGATTGTCAACGACGCCATTTCAAACTCGAACTTCTTGGAGTTTTTCATATGTTGATCTGGTTGATTGTTGCTGCCGCGATTAAGCGTTTCATGAACCGCATCGTTCAAATTATTCAGTTTTCGTATTTTGGGCGATGAAGCCCCTTTGTCATCAGGGttgcatttaattttctccatttgctgtgtttgaaaaaaactttGAAATCTGAAATAATACAAAAAGTCTTGGCTTAGCAGCGGAATTAGCTAGATGTCGCAGAAATttgatgattattttcataaaacgACCGGAGATATATTCAATATCATCAGAGGtcaaaaagaaatcaattcgGTTTTAATACAAAGCACAACTGTTCAAAGAACTTCGGGGGACTTCAAACCTTAAATTTTCTTCCGAGGGTCGTCATcggcccaacaaacacgccCGCGCCCAAAACTCGCAGTCTGATTTTGTGTCACCCTACTATcatttttgaatgaactcaggcctatccTCGTGGATCAgagcgagacgcagcgactgacttatgctccgtcgcattcgcgctgAAGCGCCGACATTTTTCAACGCGCTCTTGAGTGAAACTTTGCATGAAGAATGAAACAAAGCGacggatggaaagcataaaccgttacAGTTTGAACGGAAAGCTTATTTATGAACTTTGGAAGGCACCGGCGCTGCCACCAACGCGATCATTGTAGTGATGTGCAATCAGTGACGTATTGAATTGATgctcatcattttttttttcacacctcattttatcataaatttcTCGGTGGTATGGAAAAAATAGTCATGTATCAATATGGCACAAGTAAATTGAGTTGGTAAGCTAGTAGGTGAGCATCAAGTGTAGTGGAAATTTTGATCACTGAAAATGCCTACGATAGGTTTTAGAAAAATCGTCATACACAACATGACTCAGGGCAAAAGTGTCCGAGAAATTAATGAATTAACGAATATAAATTGGTCAACAGTGCATGATATTATTAAGATATACAAAGCTTACCGTAGagttcaaaataaaactaataatagagaaaaaatatgtaaaacacAGTTCCTCTCCGAGACTCGTTGCGATCGGACGCACTTTTACCAAAAcagagtgttaaaaaaaaaaaagtgcaaaagcaAGCCACATCATGGCTGCTTCGAGAAGCACCCTGCGGGTGGATTTCTCGAAGCTCCCCAAAAGGCCGTCCTTGATGGAGGCCACAACCCTCGCCATGACCAAGCTGGGTCTAAGCAGCTCTTCAATCGTTTCAATCGAACGACGAAAGCCGGCATCCCACTTCCTTCACATCCGAGTGAAGGACCAGAGCCTTGCTCTAAGAACCGTCGAGGAGAACGACGGCAAGCATTCTCTCGAATGCGACGGGAAGAAATTCCCGATCCCGATCGTAATGGTCGACAATTCCGTGGTCATCAAAATCCACGACCTGTCCGAGGACATCACGGACAGATGCATTACGGATTTCTTTGCTCGCTACGGAGAAGTCCGGTCAATCCGAGCCGGAGTATGGGCGAAGCCATACCCGTGTGCCGGAATCCCTGACGGATACCGCTACGTCACAGCGGTCTTGTCTAAGCCGGTGCCGTCATACGTCTCGATTGGAGGGGAAGAGACGCTGGTAACATACCGGGGACAGCAGCAAACGTGTCGAACATGCCGTCTTGCTGCACACCATGGGATGACCTGCACCCAAGGCAGGAAACTGGTGGCTCAGAAGACGAGCGTCAACGAGAGGCTGTCGTATGCCTCAGCGGTGCagaatggcaccgaaaacccTGCTCCAGCAACAGTCCCCCGGGCGAGCACACAAACCGTCCGTGCACCGACCGACCCGGTGAGCACACCGACCGTTCCGGCAAGCACAATGCTCATCCCATCGAGCACACCGATCATCCCGGCGCCCGCATCGACCGTCCCGGAGAGCGCACCGGCCGTCCGCGCACCGACAGTCCCGACGAGCACATCGACCGTCGCGGCGAGCACATCGACCGTCGCGGCGAGCGCACCGGCCGGTGCTTCGAGCCTGACAATAGGCGCACCAGCAACGATCATCCCGATGCAGGCCACTAGTGTTGCGGCTAGTACACGGACCGTCCCGGCAGTAGCATCTTTCATCCGGGCAAGTGCGTTGACCATACCGGCAGCATCGACCAGCACCAAGATGGACAACGCCGGACTTCAGGTGGACGCCGATGCCTCATCGACGTTCAAAGCCCCTCGTGTCCCTTCACCTTCCGCTACACCTTCATCCCTTTCCTGGCAAACAGTGGCAGGTAAGAGAAAGACGGACGAACAGACGGACAGCGACGTGTCGTGCAAGTCTGGGGAGGAACCGATCAAGCGTAAGCCAGGTCGTCCTCCCAAAAAGACCAATGCCACGGCAGCGAAACCGACTGGGGTAATGGAAGTGGACGCACAGTAGTTTGGTGGAAATGGATGAGTTGATGACATCAGTGACGATCGCATCGATAAACATCAATGCGATATTCAATTCCACCAAACTAGATGCACTACGAACTTTCATACGCACTCTTGACACAGACATAATCTTCCTACAAGAAGTTTCTGTCAAAGACTTAGTGCTCCCTGGGTACAATGTTGTAACAAACATTGACCACACAAGGAGAGGTACAGCGATCGCCTTGCGGGTGAACCTAAAATTTTCTCACGTCGAGCGTAGCTTGGACTCACGACTAATCTGCGTCCGGCTTGAGAATTCTTCCACGCTATGCAACATTTACGCTCCTTCGGGAAGTCAAAACAGAGCTGAGCGGGAACTCTTTTTCAACCGCTCGTTGGCGTACTACCTGCGGAATGCACCGGGACCGGTCATCCTTGCAGGGGATTTCAACTGCGTGCTGAAGTCCAAGGACGCCACGGGTATGGGGAATACGAGTCtcactttgcaaaactttgttgacagtATGCAGTTGTGTGACAGCTGGGAGGCTCTCAAAGGAAACTTTGTAGAGTTCTCTCACATCACACGTGGTTCGGGCTCTCGCATCGATCGCTGCTACGTCTCTAAGGACATGAAGGATCAACTGCGTGCAACAGACATGCACGTATTGTCTTTCTCGGACCATAAGGCGCTCACGGTGCCTGCCTTCCAAACATACCTCGCATGCGGCAAAATGGATACTGGCAACTTCGGCCACATATCTTGACAGCCGAAAACATGGAGGAGTTTAGATGTAAGTGGAACTATTGGACAAAACAGCGAAGGAGCTTTGGCTCCTGGATGGAATGGTGGATTCATTTcgccaaaccaaaaataaaatcgttcttccgatggaaaacgaatgaaaaatactccATGTTCCGCTTGCAGCATAACATTATCTATGCGAAGTTAGAGTCCTCATACGGTCGGTATCTTTCCAATCCGATCGAGTTGGTCAATATCAACCGTATAAAAGGAGAAATGCTACTCCTTCAGAGGCGTTTCTCCGAGGACTTTACAAGGATTAACGAAACAAGGGTGTGTGGGGAAAACCTCTCCACCTTTCAGCTTGAGAAACGAAGGCGGGAGCGCACCGTGATCACCAGACTTACGTGTGACAACAACGTTGTTTTGGACTCTCCAAAACAACTGGCAGACTATATACATACGTACTACAGGGAGTTATACACCGACGAGACAACAAACGTTGACGATACTTTCGCCTGTCATCGTGTAATCCCCGAAGATTGCGAAATCAACAACGATTGCATGGATGAGATCACCTACGGTGATGTCCTtcatgcaattgaaaaatcgaaacctcgAAAGTCTCCTGGGCCGGATGGAATTCCGATTGAATTTTATCAGCGAACGTTTGGGATAATTTGGAGAGAAATCATATTGATTCTCAACGATGCTCTCAGATTTTTCTGATCCTTCATGAACATTTTCCATGCACTTGCGAGCCTTTTCTATTTGTGTATTTGATAGTAGCATCTTTATTGCATGTTCGTCAAAAACAGCATACAAAGCCAACAGTGTGTGGTTATTTACAAAGTCTTGTTTGAAggccttttctctttctctcgcggCAGGGGTTTTAGCTGAATTATAAGTTGAGCCTGTTTTCTcaatgttgaaaatgttcaGCTTCTTATCGACA from Anopheles coustani chromosome 3, idAnoCousDA_361_x.2, whole genome shotgun sequence harbors:
- the LOC131267911 gene encoding uncharacterized protein LOC131267911, which gives rise to MEKIKCNPDDKGASSPKIRKLNNLNDAVHETLNRGSNNQPDQHMKNSKKFEFEMASLTIDSNEVVHESSAETIDASMRDSMCGVASDTDSVLLNISSNPTMASNFQDTGNKVKRKKTERYLRIRDLTHESRGKIIDQPKNTHCFGTKISVNELLLENDSIDFVSEVQQLEAPAGALAATVDVLAATVDVLVGTVGARTAGALSGTVDAGAGMIGVLDGMSIVLAGTVGVLTGSVGARTVHVIFNEAGSGKSFYITWLANYLQEICPSWWIIKINLYEYSTDFEQLKTEEQRRKTAQKLANALELSYGYVKLNESLVKNWLPNELLLLKLFERKSNDKQLVILMDGFDEIAPDYKLLVCELLFTLTDFDGICKLYLSSRPYVMLIIPMLEKYINLEEESISKRIIDECEKAFDLLTMMESVVDKKLNIFNIEKTGSTYNSAKTPAAREREKAFKQDFVNNHTLLALYAVFDEHAIKMLLSNTQIEKARKCMENVHEGSEKSGFIEGIVNGAPIFNHRLFAEYFASLWFHSHTNDAIVKDFLKRKVYDADERVEITQFLDRMICKNLLLHTAILDCSNSKIKHILNETPNSINKKDPWGRTPLQLAVFNYRSQIFKDYSFHYLLNKTVDTKGTDKEGRNLLHLAAKYGDLNFVKCLQENLLIVLLN